From Camelina sativa cultivar DH55 chromosome 7, Cs, whole genome shotgun sequence, one genomic window encodes:
- the LOC104703943 gene encoding uncharacterized protein LOC104703943 encodes MEEVDIAGRSGLLGPVCLDYEFGSFPRYLIPPHIRWDEKKEPKYTTRQEYVLMRRQVRKSQGFDIDFTQFRSVFNYRPVNLDSKEFAKAPETTRELLKRLSQKSLNKYNNEWFTEYEFLNIVKANYYMCSGLMLFITFEVRDPYDNLPKLFQTSVYYYYADEDQYILTRPKPKQNVKCVGTAKTLKRSA; translated from the exons ATGGAGGAGGTTGACATAGCCG GTAGGTCTGGATTGCTGGGTCCTGTGTGTCTGGATtatgagtttggttcttttccTAGGTATCTGATTCCTCCGCATATTCGATGGGACGAGAAGAAAGAGCCCAAGTACACGACACGGCAAGAGTATGTTTTGATGAGAAGACAAGTCAGGAAGAGCCAg GGTTTCGACATCGATTTCACACAGTTCCGCTCTGTTTTCAATTACCGGCCTGTTAATTTAGACAGTAAAGAGTTTGCTAAGGCGCCAGAGACCACTAGGGAGTTACTCAAGAGGCTGTCTCAAAAATCCCTTAACAAGTACAACAACGAATGG TTTACAGAATATGAATTTCTCAATATTGTCAAAGCCAATTATTACATGTGTTCTGGGTTAATGCTTTTCATCACCTTTGAGGTTAGAGATCCTTACGACAACCTGCCGAAGCTCTTCCAAACTAGCGTCTACTACTATTATGCGGATGAGGATCAGTACATATTAACCAGACCTAAACCCAAACAAAATG tcAAATGCGTTGGAACTGCCAAGACACTAAAAAG ATCGGCATAG
- the LOC109125517 gene encoding disease resistance protein RML1A-like: MASSSSSSSPSRNWRYGVFVSFYGPDVRKTFLSHLRKQFSHNGITMFDDREIKRGKTIAPEILEVIKESRISIVVFSKNYASSRWCLEDLAEIMKCRERLGQIVMTVFYGADSSDVRKQTGDFGMGFGRACSRNTEEEKLRWRQALNDAANIVGEDFENWDNEADLIEKVSRDVSNNLNAATISRDFEDKVGMEAHLQNMQSLLHLDTEEVAMIVGICGPAGIGKTTIARALHSRLSSRFQLTCFMENLKGSYNSDLDEYGLMLQLQEKLLSKILNQDGMKISHLGAIEERLSNLKVLIILDDVDDLKQLEALAKETTWFGRGSRIIVTTEDQDLLLQHGIDSNSTYNVDFPTSEEALEIFCRYAFRQNYPDNGFKELAERVVDLCDNLPLSLSMVGSSLRGKKEEVWEKVMRKLETTTDHRDIEQVLRTVYEQSSSNKRKRKSKSRCSSGMAFFVVINLLLEIASAVTDQLSSIRKPYFTRISLVMSVLSVFLSILDLSYKIKAHKASFRCKWPIPWFYLPARGYRRIFGSFTDTVLLFCVVGGLIVSTVNYCFVVKGENGPIKVSSIWPLFFAIGMVASKFMEKPLISKDYSL, translated from the exons atggcttcttcttcttcttcttcttctccgtcacGCAACTGGAGATACGGCGTCTTTGTGAGCTTCTACGGTCCAGACGTCCGCAAGACATTTCTGAGTCATTTACGCAAACAGTTTAGCCACAACGGGATTACCATGTTCGATGATCGTGAGATCAAGAGAGGCAAAACCATTGCCCCTGAAATCTTAGAGGTGATTAAGGAATCGAGGATCTCGATCGTGGTGTTCTCCAAGAACTATGCTTCATCGAGGTGGTGTTTGGAAGATTTGGCGGAGATTATGAAGTGTAGGGAACGACTGGGACAAATAGTGATGACAGTGTTCTATGGAGCAGATTCATCTGATGTGCGCAAACAGACTGGAGATTTTGGAATGGGTTTTGGTAGAGCTTGTTCTAGAAATACAGAGGAGGAGAAGTTAAGATGGAGGCAAGCTTTGAACGATGCTGCCAACATAGTAGGAGAAGACTTCGAAAActg gGATAATGAAGCGGATTTGATTGAAAAGGTTTCAAGAGATGTTtcaaacaacctaaatgctgcAACAATCTCTAGGGATTTTGAAGACAAGGTTGGTATGGAAGCACATTTGCAGAACATGCAGTCTTTACTGCATTTAGATACTGAAGAAGTAGCTATGATTGTTGGAATATGTGGCCCTGCAGGCATTGGTAAGACTACCATCGCCAGGGCTTTACATAGCCGACTCTCTAGCCGTTTTCAGCTTACTTGTTTTATGGAGAATCTTAAGGGAAGCTATAATAGTGATCTTGACGAGTATGGTTTGATGCTACAACTACAAGAGAAACTTCTTTCCAAGATATTAAACCAAGATGGTATGAAGATATCCCATTTAGGTGCGATAGAAGAAAGGCTAAGCAACCTGAAAGTGCTTATCATTCTTGATGATGTGGATGATCTTAAGCAATTAGAGGCTTTGGCTAAGGAAACTACTTGGTTTGGTCGTGGAAGTAGGATTATTGTGACCACAGAAGACCAAGATCTCTTGCTGCAACATGGTATCGATTCTAATTCTACATACAATGTGGATTTTCCAACTAGTGAAGAAGCTCTTGAGATCTTTTGCAGATATGCTTTCAGACAAAACTATCCGGATAATGGTTTTAAAGAGCTTGCAGAAAGGGTTGTAGACCTATGTGATAACCTTCCACTGAGTCTCAGCATGGTGGGTTCATCTTTACGcgggaagaaggaagaagtgtGGGAAAAAGTGATGCGCAAGCTAGAAACTACTACTGATCATCGAGATATCGAGCAAGTACTAAGGACTGTATATGAACAATCATCATCTAACAAGCGAAAGCGAAAAAGTAAATCTCGGTGTTCTAGTGGGATGGCCTTCTTCGTCGTCATCAACTTGCTCCTAGAGATTGCATCAGCGGTTACAGACCAGCTCTCTTCCATTCGCAAGCCTTACTTCACAAGAATCTCCTTAGTAATGTCAGTCCTCTCTGTTTTCCTCTCCATCCTTGACCTCAGCTACAAAATCAAAGCCCATAAAGCTAGTTTCAGATGCAAGTGGCCTATACCTTGGTTCTACCTTCCAGCACGTGGCTACAGAAGGATCTTTGGAAGTTTCACAGATACGGTCTTATTGTTCTGTGTTGTTGGTGGGTTAATAGTGTCGACGGTCAACTACTGTTTTGTCGTAAAAGGCGAAAACGGTCCAATTAAAGTATCATCTATTTGGCCTCTCTTCTTTGCCATTGGTATGGTAGCCTCCAAGTTCATGGAGAAGCCGCTCATTTCCAAGGACTATTCGCTCTAA